In a single window of the Novipirellula galeiformis genome:
- a CDS encoding efflux RND transporter periplasmic adaptor subunit: protein MDCSGSTLLRGLSLASNVPHTDLPSPVMIARYRYDETLVGFSLLTWVALFTWVTCTPSMAQQPSAPQTIEIPEAQVSLIQNTFIASPIAGVVKRVEVSEGATVDQDALLIQLDDERLRMELKAAVAAHKAATLKSNSDVDARYSRRAMEFHLRELEQSEQANSKFAGAVSNSEVEKLRLVVDQAELSIEQAQHEQQIAIAQTSETQAAVQIAEQRVQDHAIQASVGGQVVEITVQPGEPVEAGEPLVRIISLDPIRAECFIDGRRFGSELVGRKVQFICDELPGVGMESTRSVKFTGKVTFVSPELQPVTGQVRLWATIDNPTLRLRSGMRGKVIVQP from the coding sequence ATGGATTGTAGTGGAAGCACCCTACTTCGTGGGCTTTCTCTCGCATCCAACGTCCCCCACACCGACTTGCCGAGCCCTGTGATGATTGCACGCTACCGCTACGATGAAACCCTGGTTGGATTCTCGCTACTCACGTGGGTCGCCCTGTTCACGTGGGTGACGTGCACGCCCAGCATGGCACAACAGCCGAGCGCGCCGCAGACGATTGAGATCCCCGAAGCTCAAGTTTCCCTCATTCAAAATACGTTTATCGCCTCGCCGATCGCCGGAGTGGTTAAGAGGGTGGAGGTTAGCGAAGGAGCGACCGTTGACCAGGATGCGTTGCTAATCCAACTCGACGACGAGCGACTTCGCATGGAATTGAAGGCGGCGGTTGCCGCACATAAGGCAGCGACATTGAAAAGCAACAGCGATGTGGATGCACGCTACTCTCGTCGTGCGATGGAGTTTCATCTTCGCGAGTTGGAGCAAAGCGAGCAGGCCAATTCCAAGTTTGCCGGTGCGGTTAGCAATTCAGAGGTCGAGAAATTGCGGCTCGTCGTCGACCAAGCAGAACTCTCGATTGAACAGGCCCAACACGAACAACAGATTGCGATTGCTCAAACCAGCGAAACTCAGGCAGCCGTCCAAATCGCGGAGCAACGGGTGCAAGACCACGCGATTCAAGCGAGCGTCGGGGGCCAAGTCGTTGAAATCACGGTGCAACCGGGTGAGCCCGTGGAAGCTGGCGAGCCGTTAGTCCGAATCATCTCGCTTGATCCGATTCGCGCCGAATGCTTTATTGACGGACGCCGATTCGGCTCCGAACTGGTCGGACGCAAGGTTCAATTCATCTGTGACGAATTGCCTGGCGTTGGTATGGAATCGACTCGCTCGGTAAAGTTCACCGGCAAGGTCACGTTTGTCTCACCCGAATTGCAACCGGTGACGGGGCAAGTTCGCTTGTGGGCGACGATCGACAATCCCACACTGCGGCTGCGGAGCGGAATGCGAGGCAAGGTGATCGTCCAGCCGTAG
- a CDS encoding FtsK/SpoIIIE domain-containing protein, whose protein sequence is MKDSSVGPAGLLAPSRQRRLLEALASRFRSSVSQQQALAERHASESEHEQTSLNSQRAIKTDACRHLRHEMLVEWDANEERLTSQYETLAIKNRQELNRLGAVYRKKASVWKDAIERKVKARTTAIHHQYNERKDRPGKLRDKEIEQINQSLNPIYQHVEWARALTLRRLDRLPEVLPAQSAEDNQRLPAPKDVRESIDGIDLLTRRCKQTVVEMQSGAASKIVDSFYLPAGVGVFILIWAVGVMALKFDPPWLPMAAGVPIAGVIGFTIFLILMMPLKRMTRRLHPVVERIAQAAEESAATGRKIAAKVAQDASLELINQRDLHLETAARWRLEQLQLLEETINAEREQAKERLLQALTNANKEYKTAWNRLSEAMMSKADKLANRITSDLADTDQSLAQQRRLASEKRLQEYARLADRLKRGVSGGLNRIDQAANRVESRFPDWQTVLDTSVSAPPATDYLPVGRLRVAPSLRNMLDHSPALDASSCETPQAENPISNEIASLQELEVPEWLPIVLHRRLHSGLVISAPSFYLDDAIDLAHQVLWRLLTGAAPGRAKLTLIDPIGRGQNFTSFMAFADHDPTLVGHRVWTSESQVSERLGEIAQHIEDVLQASLRDRFQRIEDYNEVAGSMAEPYRVIAAIGFPEGLTRDGYRHLQALIESGLRCGVFTILVCDKSKPWPAETPLPKTNKLLHLDVSDEGQWHLLEDGLQELPFEPKTSPPTGLRSALVEQVGLAAIAAARVEIPLADILKQDHAAAGSTSDRIEIPIGSQGANRHLALDLGEGVRQHVLIAGKTGSGKSTLLHAIITSGAYHYTPDELQYYLLDFKKGVEFKPYADAHFPHARVIGIESEREFGLSVLQRLDQELQQRGEKFRSVGVQELSEYREASGQSMPRIMLVIDEFQELFVRDDRLAGDCAMLLDRLVRQGRSFGMHVILSSQSLAGAYSLPRATLGQMAVRIAMQCSDADAALILADDNTAARLIARPGEAIYNDAGGLIEGNQPFQVAWLSNTAHREMLTAIAKRDERAVASLPPAVVFEGNRPCRWTPSLANQVLAAAEDKSLYGLLGEAVEIGPPVSVKLTRDTGRNVLLIAPAESRGAVIATCVASFCKSDPRTQIIYFEGTRVDDAESIAPWLGESSVSATIIKLRDVESEMVRVHGIVQERMKQEGDFPAIVLVIDPLERFRDLRQDESFQFSLDAAPSSLSGATAFQECLRDGPAVNVFSIVVSGSAETLSRWLPRASQHDLELRVLGRMNPSDSSLLIDTPMAAELSAATMLIYDDSDGRISKFRQCHRPSAGDVKSWLQS, encoded by the coding sequence ATGAAAGATTCATCCGTTGGTCCCGCTGGACTGCTCGCCCCTTCACGCCAACGCCGTTTGCTAGAGGCATTGGCGTCTCGCTTTCGCTCGAGCGTGAGCCAACAGCAAGCCTTAGCGGAGCGACATGCGTCCGAAAGCGAGCATGAGCAGACGAGCTTGAATTCGCAACGCGCCATCAAGACCGACGCGTGCCGACATCTACGGCATGAAATGCTGGTTGAATGGGATGCAAATGAAGAGCGGTTGACCAGTCAATATGAAACGCTGGCGATCAAGAACCGTCAAGAATTGAATCGTCTCGGTGCCGTTTATCGCAAAAAGGCCAGTGTGTGGAAGGATGCGATCGAGCGTAAAGTCAAAGCGAGAACGACCGCAATCCATCACCAATACAACGAACGCAAAGACAGACCGGGGAAACTCCGCGACAAAGAAATCGAGCAAATCAATCAATCGCTCAACCCCATCTATCAACACGTCGAGTGGGCGCGGGCGTTGACGTTACGGCGGCTCGATCGTCTACCCGAAGTGCTGCCAGCGCAATCAGCCGAGGACAATCAACGGCTGCCAGCCCCCAAGGATGTCCGAGAATCCATTGACGGGATTGATTTATTGACACGCCGATGCAAACAAACCGTGGTCGAGATGCAATCGGGAGCCGCATCCAAAATCGTCGATTCGTTCTACCTGCCCGCCGGGGTGGGCGTCTTTATCTTGATCTGGGCGGTCGGTGTAATGGCGCTGAAGTTCGATCCCCCTTGGTTGCCCATGGCCGCGGGGGTACCGATCGCGGGTGTGATCGGGTTCACCATCTTTCTGATCTTAATGATGCCGCTAAAACGGATGACGCGGCGACTGCATCCGGTGGTCGAACGGATTGCCCAAGCGGCCGAAGAATCAGCCGCAACGGGTCGCAAAATTGCAGCCAAGGTCGCTCAGGATGCGTCGCTCGAATTGATCAACCAACGCGATCTCCATCTTGAAACGGCGGCCCGTTGGCGATTGGAGCAACTACAACTGCTCGAAGAAACGATCAACGCAGAGCGTGAACAAGCCAAAGAACGACTGCTTCAAGCACTCACCAATGCGAACAAGGAATACAAAACGGCATGGAATCGACTCAGCGAAGCGATGATGTCCAAGGCCGATAAGCTTGCCAACCGAATCACCAGCGATTTGGCCGACACCGATCAATCGCTGGCCCAACAACGTCGTTTGGCAAGCGAAAAACGGCTGCAGGAATACGCAAGATTGGCGGATCGGCTTAAACGGGGTGTGAGTGGCGGGTTAAACCGGATCGACCAAGCGGCAAACCGGGTCGAGTCGCGTTTTCCGGATTGGCAAACGGTGCTCGACACCAGCGTGTCGGCCCCCCCAGCGACCGATTATTTGCCGGTTGGACGGCTAAGAGTCGCCCCCAGTTTGCGCAACATGCTGGACCATTCGCCAGCCCTCGATGCATCGTCCTGCGAAACTCCGCAAGCGGAGAATCCAATCTCCAACGAGATTGCCAGCCTCCAGGAACTCGAGGTGCCGGAGTGGTTGCCGATCGTACTTCACCGCCGCTTGCATAGCGGTTTGGTGATTTCAGCGCCCTCGTTTTACCTGGATGACGCGATCGATCTCGCCCACCAAGTGCTGTGGCGATTGTTGACCGGGGCGGCACCCGGGCGAGCCAAGTTGACGCTTATCGATCCGATCGGACGCGGCCAAAACTTCACAAGTTTTATGGCGTTCGCCGATCATGATCCGACGCTGGTGGGACATCGCGTCTGGACCAGTGAATCGCAAGTGAGCGAGCGGTTGGGTGAAATTGCTCAGCACATCGAAGACGTGTTGCAAGCGAGTTTGCGCGATCGGTTTCAGCGTATCGAAGACTACAATGAAGTCGCCGGTTCCATGGCGGAGCCGTACCGCGTGATCGCTGCGATCGGGTTCCCCGAAGGCTTGACCCGTGACGGCTATCGCCATTTACAGGCACTGATCGAAAGTGGGCTGCGTTGCGGCGTTTTCACGATCCTTGTCTGTGATAAGTCGAAACCATGGCCAGCAGAAACCCCGCTGCCGAAAACAAACAAGTTGTTACACCTTGATGTCAGCGACGAGGGCCAGTGGCATCTGCTCGAAGACGGGTTACAGGAATTGCCATTTGAACCGAAGACTTCCCCTCCCACTGGATTGCGCAGCGCCTTGGTGGAGCAGGTCGGATTGGCGGCGATCGCCGCGGCGCGAGTCGAGATTCCGCTGGCCGATATCTTAAAACAGGATCACGCCGCCGCCGGCTCGACCTCGGATCGAATTGAAATTCCTATCGGCAGCCAAGGGGCAAACCGGCATCTCGCGCTCGACTTGGGCGAAGGCGTTCGCCAGCATGTTTTGATCGCGGGGAAAACGGGGTCCGGCAAAAGCACGCTGTTGCACGCCATCATCACGTCCGGTGCCTACCACTACACGCCCGACGAATTGCAGTACTACCTACTCGACTTCAAAAAGGGAGTCGAGTTCAAACCGTACGCCGACGCCCACTTTCCACACGCCCGAGTGATCGGGATCGAAAGCGAGCGAGAATTTGGCCTGAGCGTACTGCAACGCCTCGATCAGGAATTGCAGCAACGGGGCGAGAAATTCCGGAGCGTCGGCGTTCAAGAACTTAGCGAATACCGCGAAGCAAGCGGCCAATCGATGCCTCGTATCATGTTGGTGATCGACGAGTTTCAAGAGCTGTTCGTGCGAGATGACCGCTTGGCTGGCGATTGCGCCATGTTACTCGATCGATTGGTGCGGCAAGGGCGTTCGTTCGGAATGCACGTGATCCTCAGTAGCCAATCGCTGGCCGGTGCGTACTCGCTGCCACGCGCCACGCTGGGTCAAATGGCGGTCCGTATCGCGATGCAGTGTAGCGATGCCGATGCCGCATTGATCCTGGCCGACGATAACACCGCGGCTAGGCTGATCGCTCGGCCCGGAGAGGCGATCTACAACGATGCCGGCGGTTTGATCGAAGGCAATCAACCCTTCCAAGTCGCTTGGCTCTCCAATACAGCCCATCGTGAAATGTTAACCGCGATTGCAAAACGCGATGAACGCGCTGTCGCATCGCTACCACCCGCCGTCGTCTTCGAAGGAAATCGCCCCTGCCGCTGGACACCGAGTCTGGCCAATCAAGTTCTCGCTGCCGCTGAGGACAAGTCGCTTTACGGCTTGCTTGGCGAAGCCGTCGAAATTGGTCCACCGGTCTCGGTTAAGTTGACGCGTGATACCGGACGCAATGTGCTGCTAATCGCGCCGGCTGAATCGCGGGGCGCGGTCATAGCTACCTGTGTGGCCAGCTTCTGCAAATCCGATCCACGCACCCAAATCATTTATTTCGAGGGGACAAGAGTCGACGATGCCGAATCGATTGCTCCATGGTTGGGTGAATCCTCGGTCTCGGCAACGATCATCAAACTGCGCGATGTCGAAAGCGAAATGGTCCGCGTGCATGGAATCGTCCAAGAACGGATGAAACAAGAGGGTGACTTTCCAGCGATCGTCTTGGTGATCGATCCACTCGAACGCTTTCGAGACCTGCGACAAGACGAGTCCTTCCAATTTTCGCTCGACGCCGCTCCAAGTTCGCTCAGCGGGGCGACGGCATTTCAAGAATGCTTGCGCGACGGGCCAGCGGTGAATGTGTTTTCGATTGTGGTCAGCGGCTCGGCGGAAACCCTCTCACGATGGTTGCCGCGTGCGTCACAGCACGATTTGGAGTTGCGGGTTCTCGGACGAATGAACCCATCGGATTCCTCGCTCTTGATCGATACCCCGATGGCCGCAGAGCTGTCGGCCGCAACGATGCTAATCTATGACGATTCGGATGGCCGAATCAGTAAGTTCCGACAATGTCATCGACCAAGCGCCGGAGACGTCAAATCATGGCTCCAATCGTAG
- the cutA gene encoding divalent-cation tolerance protein CutA, producing the protein MKESPTLALVISTVELEVDANRLARELVSESLAACVQIDGPIQSCYRWNDQVEHATEYRLMIKTTLTVWPTLKERLLKLHPYDEPEIIMVPIADASEGYGAWVVDQTT; encoded by the coding sequence ATGAAAGAATCGCCCACTCTAGCTCTCGTCATCTCTACGGTTGAATTGGAAGTGGACGCCAATCGGTTGGCGAGGGAATTGGTGTCCGAGTCACTCGCCGCTTGTGTGCAAATCGATGGCCCGATCCAAAGTTGCTATCGATGGAATGACCAAGTGGAACATGCGACTGAATATCGCTTGATGATCAAAACGACATTAACGGTTTGGCCGACGTTAAAGGAACGTCTATTGAAACTGCATCCCTACGATGAACCGGAGATCATCATGGTTCCGATTGCGGATGCGAGTGAAGGCTACGGTGCATGGGTCGTGGACCAGACGACCTAG
- a CDS encoding organic solvent tolerance protein OstA: protein MRIPLSAAMAFVLLAFAVQTTAMASERDVSADPVQVSGNVIYRWAIGTSQASLLEGDCLLRHGETQVSAASILVVVSGDVGQVRTEVVADGIPLADGTRSGPRVMNFLTLVDPEVQAPLYRGSPDQVPRLVRFLKSPKPTRLGLASHSESLALEQDASQQNSGQQNSGNVVQTQYQTGQLQQPDFANPSVPAWDMSERGMSADAFQPAQGPTQQILSGDSPYASQLRPQVSESVAPNLLLPADGTPIPPPPITLSDGATSGGFQFFVGGGTRSIEFLARGTTMPPQIETINRPELGETVVIARGGVTVLVRDVTAQMPGGDLMELGTISLSADRIVGWLPLVTNLFNGSADLSQAQGELYLEGDIVVRQGERVIYAESMYYNVNSEKGIVLDAETITTIPNYQGIVRLKADVLQQVARGNFVAFDAAVTSSRMGVPRYWLQSEQLQLTDRNTMVADPITGVASVRRDPFVSSRDNFTYFGGVPILYWPRFATSLREPTFFVSGVNVRNDSIFGNQVLLDFNLLQLFGIENAPEGLKWELSTDYLSDRGPALGTMMSYQFPALLGVPGPVNGVLDVWGIDDKGTDTLGGGRKNLTPEETLRGKAIFQHRHVLPNDYEFIAEVGAISDRNFLEQYYEQEWDQSKNRDTSIRLRKYYNSNLLELSAQAQVNDFFQETEQLPALDHYLIGGSLLADLFTWSAHNHIGYSRLNVADTADDPVEAAGMSTLPGEIQSEGVVARTRQELSLPLQTGPIKVVPYISGEAAHYGEASDGDSLTRLLGQGGIRASLPMSRVDPTIQSSLLNIRGLAHKLDWNVDYFYADSDTDLDELPMYDALDDHAQQQFRRRFITSDYAGVLPGTFDPRTYALRHGTQKYVVSGSDVIADDLQQVRLGLDQRFQTKRGLPGRERIVDLFHFNTDVLIFPEADRDNFGETVGPATYDSAYHIGDRVSLLSDGYFDLFDSGLRSISAGVRTSRPGVGEVYLGLLSLEGPISSTVFRSTMDYRLNEKWIASSGMTYDFGATGNIGQSYGLTRIGESFLVRVGINVDSGRDNVGFGFMVEPRFWPSPRLGSVGGQLIPPPGVEGLE, encoded by the coding sequence TTGAGAATTCCGCTGAGCGCGGCGATGGCGTTTGTTTTGTTAGCGTTTGCAGTGCAAACGACCGCTATGGCGAGCGAACGCGATGTCAGTGCGGATCCGGTTCAAGTCAGTGGTAATGTGATCTATCGCTGGGCGATTGGCACCTCGCAAGCCTCGCTGCTCGAAGGGGATTGTCTGCTGCGGCATGGCGAAACCCAAGTTTCCGCTGCCTCGATCCTGGTGGTCGTCAGTGGTGACGTGGGGCAAGTTCGCACCGAAGTCGTCGCCGACGGGATACCCTTGGCCGATGGCACGCGCTCTGGGCCTCGCGTGATGAATTTCTTGACGCTGGTGGATCCTGAAGTCCAAGCGCCGCTGTATCGCGGCAGCCCCGACCAAGTCCCTCGTTTGGTTCGTTTTCTGAAGTCGCCTAAACCGACTCGATTGGGGCTCGCGTCCCATTCCGAATCGCTTGCGCTAGAGCAGGATGCGAGCCAGCAGAATTCGGGCCAGCAGAATTCGGGCAACGTCGTGCAAACCCAGTATCAGACGGGGCAATTGCAACAACCCGATTTTGCGAATCCGAGTGTTCCCGCATGGGACATGTCCGAACGGGGCATGTCGGCTGATGCGTTCCAACCGGCACAGGGGCCCACGCAACAAATTTTGTCGGGGGACTCTCCCTATGCATCCCAACTGCGACCGCAAGTCAGCGAAAGCGTCGCTCCGAACTTGTTGCTACCGGCTGATGGCACACCGATTCCACCGCCCCCGATCACGTTATCCGATGGCGCCACGAGTGGCGGATTCCAGTTCTTTGTTGGCGGCGGAACACGCAGTATCGAGTTTCTGGCACGTGGTACCACGATGCCACCTCAAATTGAAACCATCAACCGTCCTGAGTTAGGCGAAACCGTCGTCATCGCCCGCGGCGGGGTCACCGTGCTGGTGCGCGACGTGACGGCACAAATGCCAGGCGGCGATCTGATGGAATTGGGCACGATCTCGTTGTCGGCCGATCGGATTGTCGGTTGGCTTCCCTTGGTGACCAATCTGTTCAATGGATCGGCGGATTTATCGCAGGCCCAAGGCGAGCTCTATTTGGAAGGGGACATTGTTGTCCGCCAAGGCGAGCGAGTGATCTACGCCGAATCGATGTACTACAACGTCAACAGCGAAAAAGGGATCGTGCTCGATGCCGAAACGATCACGACGATTCCCAATTACCAAGGGATCGTCCGTTTAAAAGCGGACGTGTTGCAACAAGTCGCCCGCGGTAACTTTGTCGCGTTCGATGCTGCGGTGACGAGCAGCCGCATGGGCGTGCCTCGCTATTGGCTGCAAAGCGAACAATTGCAATTAACCGATCGAAACACGATGGTCGCCGATCCGATCACCGGAGTTGCATCGGTACGCCGTGATCCGTTTGTCAGCAGTCGCGATAACTTTACGTACTTTGGGGGTGTCCCCATCTTGTATTGGCCGAGATTTGCAACCTCCCTGCGTGAACCCACATTTTTCGTCAGTGGGGTGAACGTTCGAAACGACAGCATCTTTGGCAACCAAGTGCTGCTGGACTTTAACCTGCTGCAGTTGTTCGGGATCGAGAATGCCCCCGAAGGCTTGAAATGGGAGTTGTCGACCGACTATTTGAGCGACCGTGGTCCGGCGCTCGGCACGATGATGAGCTACCAATTTCCGGCCCTGTTGGGCGTTCCAGGTCCTGTCAACGGAGTCTTGGATGTTTGGGGGATCGACGACAAGGGGACCGACACGCTCGGCGGTGGACGCAAAAATTTGACGCCCGAAGAAACGCTGCGTGGCAAAGCAATCTTCCAGCACCGACACGTCCTGCCGAATGATTACGAGTTCATTGCCGAAGTTGGCGCGATCAGTGATCGCAACTTCCTCGAGCAATATTACGAACAGGAATGGGATCAGAGTAAGAACCGCGATACCTCGATACGACTACGCAAATACTACAACAGCAATCTGTTGGAGCTATCGGCTCAGGCTCAGGTCAACGACTTCTTTCAAGAGACCGAGCAGCTACCGGCGCTGGATCATTACTTGATCGGAGGGTCATTGCTGGCGGACCTGTTTACATGGTCGGCGCACAATCACATCGGTTATTCACGACTGAATGTCGCGGACACCGCGGACGATCCTGTCGAAGCGGCCGGCATGTCGACGCTTCCCGGAGAAATCCAAAGCGAAGGCGTGGTGGCGCGAACGCGCCAAGAATTGTCACTGCCCCTTCAAACCGGACCGATCAAAGTCGTCCCCTACATTTCCGGAGAAGCGGCCCACTATGGCGAGGCCAGCGACGGTGATTCGTTAACACGATTGTTAGGCCAAGGGGGGATTCGAGCGAGTTTGCCGATGTCACGCGTCGACCCCACCATCCAAAGCAGTTTGCTAAATATCCGTGGTTTGGCTCACAAGTTGGATTGGAATGTGGACTACTTCTACGCCGACAGCGATACCGATCTCGATGAATTGCCGATGTACGATGCCTTGGACGACCACGCACAACAACAATTTCGTCGTCGATTCATTACCAGTGACTACGCTGGGGTTTTGCCAGGCACCTTCGATCCTCGCACTTACGCCCTTCGCCATGGCACGCAAAAGTATGTCGTCAGTGGCAGCGATGTGATTGCGGACGATTTGCAACAAGTGAGACTCGGACTCGATCAACGTTTTCAAACCAAACGTGGGTTGCCAGGACGTGAACGCATTGTGGATCTGTTCCATTTCAATACCGATGTGTTGATCTTTCCCGAAGCGGATCGAGACAATTTCGGCGAGACGGTGGGGCCGGCAACCTATGATTCCGCCTACCACATTGGGGACCGTGTCAGTTTGCTAAGCGATGGCTATTTCGATCTGTTTGATTCGGGGCTGCGTTCGATCAGCGCAGGGGTGCGCACCAGTCGTCCCGGCGTAGGCGAAGTCTACCTTGGCTTGTTATCGCTCGAAGGGCCAATCAGCAGCACGGTATTCCGCAGCACGATGGATTATCGACTCAATGAAAAATGGATTGCCTCGTCCGGAATGACCTACGACTTTGGTGCGACCGGAAACATTGGTCAATCCTATGGATTGACTCGGATCGGCGAATCGTTCTTGGTTCGTGTGGGCATCAATGTCGATAGTGGACGCGATAATGTTGGTTTCGGCTTCATGGTCGAGCCTCGTTTTTGGCCGTCCCCACGACTTGGGAGTGTTGGGGGACAATTGATTCCACCGCCTGGGGTTGAGGGACTCGAGTGA
- a CDS encoding diacylglycerol kinase: protein MQAMRIFGLKFAVAFRGLGISLRDQSSLQIHVLASIVVLGIATYLEFEWWRWAVLILAITVVIAAELMNTAIERLVRVLHAQRHPEIGDALDTAAAAVLVTAIGAAAIGVLVLL from the coding sequence ATGCAAGCGATGCGAATCTTTGGGCTCAAATTTGCGGTTGCTTTTCGTGGACTGGGGATCTCGTTGCGGGATCAATCCAGTTTGCAAATCCACGTCTTGGCTTCAATCGTGGTGTTGGGGATTGCCACGTATCTCGAATTTGAGTGGTGGAGATGGGCGGTGTTGATCCTCGCGATCACGGTCGTCATCGCTGCGGAGTTGATGAACACTGCGATCGAACGACTCGTTCGAGTGTTACACGCACAACGTCATCCGGAGATCGGTGACGCATTGGATACCGCCGCTGCGGCGGTGCTTGTGACCGCAATCGGAGCTGCCGCGATCGGGGTGTTGGTGTTGCTGTAG